One window of Chitinophagaceae bacterium genomic DNA carries:
- a CDS encoding MFS transporter: protein MKNKQAIYLLFAANSISGFAQGISMIAIPWYFANMLGMASLFGYIYLGATFVSLFWGLYAGSLIDKFNRKNIFLINSIVGFIVLSTVSIIGHSSIDGLHYLYAAMVFVITFFIFNIHYPNLYAFAQEISAPKDYGKVTSYIEVQGQITTAMAGAGAAILLTGTSQGTMRFFGFEIPVNFEITAWSLQQIFTVNASAYLLAIFIISFIRYESVSKRIPDLSPVLKRIVSGVTYLKDNVYVLIFGLASYTIFITILLNIFYLMPIYIRNHLHADADVYASFEIFTALGSVIAGLAITKIFRRTTTVRAIIMMCGMTVLIYTIWIFNVNITLFFILTALLGLSNAGTRVMRMTYLFNNVPNDLIGRVGSVFNVFSVFMRMIFLFFLSSVFFQESNNIVYAIALFAAFVFIGMSTLIFFRKNLELITIKNKNKIEV, encoded by the coding sequence TTGAAAAATAAACAAGCTATATATTTATTATTTGCTGCAAATTCTATTTCAGGCTTTGCTCAGGGGATTAGCATGATTGCTATTCCGTGGTATTTTGCGAACATGCTTGGAATGGCTTCTTTGTTTGGCTATATCTACCTGGGGGCAACTTTTGTTTCCCTTTTTTGGGGCTTGTATGCCGGCTCGCTTATTGATAAATTTAACCGGAAAAATATATTTTTAATCAACTCCATCGTGGGCTTTATAGTCCTTTCCACGGTTTCGATTATAGGTCATAGCAGCATAGACGGTTTGCATTATCTGTATGCAGCAATGGTTTTTGTAATTACTTTTTTTATTTTTAACATTCACTATCCCAACCTATATGCCTTTGCACAGGAAATATCAGCTCCTAAAGATTACGGTAAAGTAACTTCTTATATTGAAGTACAAGGTCAGATAACTACAGCAATGGCCGGAGCAGGGGCAGCTATATTACTTACCGGAACCAGTCAGGGCACCATGCGCTTTTTTGGATTTGAAATACCGGTAAATTTTGAGATAACTGCCTGGAGTCTCCAACAAATTTTTACAGTTAATGCATCAGCTTATTTGTTGGCTATATTTATCATATCTTTTATTCGCTATGAGTCTGTAAGTAAAAGAATACCTGACCTTAGCCCGGTTTTGAAGCGGATAGTCTCCGGAGTGACTTATCTGAAAGATAATGTGTATGTTTTGATTTTTGGATTGGCTTCTTACACGATTTTCATTACCATACTTTTGAATATTTTTTACCTGATGCCCATTTACATAAGAAATCACTTGCATGCTGACGCAGATGTATATGCTTCTTTTGAAATTTTTACAGCATTGGGCTCCGTAATCGCCGGGTTGGCAATTACAAAGATTTTCAGGCGCACTACAACTGTAAGGGCTATAATTATGATGTGTGGCATGACTGTCTTAATTTATACTATCTGGATTTTCAATGTTAACATTACCTTATTTTTTATTTTAACAGCTTTGTTGGGTTTAAGTAATGCCGGCACACGAGTTATGCGCATGACCTACCTGTTTAACAATGTCCCAAATGATTTAATAGGAAGAGTAGGTAGTGTGTTCAACGTATTTAGTGTATTTATGCGGATGATTTTTTTGTTTTTTCTTTCTTCAGTATTTTTTCAGGAGAGCAACAATATAGTTTACGCTATAGCCCTATTTGCCGCTTTTGTTTTTATTGGTATGTCCACTTTGATATTTTTTAGAAAAAATCTGGAACTGATTACTATAAAAAACAAGAACAAAATTGAAGTTTAG
- a CDS encoding aconitate hydratase, with the protein MVFDLDMIKDLYQKMPEAIKKAKSVLGRPMTLTEKILYSHLYNEDNLRAFEKGKDYVDFKPDRVAMQDATAQMALLQFMLAGKDKVEVPSTVHCDHLIQAEIDGKTDLKNSLTNNKEVFDFLSSVSNKYGIGFWKPGAGIIHQVVLENYAFPGGMMIGTDSHTPNAGGLGMVAIGVGGADAVDVMAGMPWELKMPRLIGVKLTGKLSGWASAKDVILKVAGILTVKGGTGCILEYFGDGADSISCTGKGTICNMGAEIGATTSLFNFDDKMKAYLQMTERKEIGDLAENIREHLRSDEEVMAAPEKYYDQVVEIDLSTLEPHVNGPYTPDLAWPLSEFKKAVSEKGWPVELDVALIGSCTNSSYEDLTRSAHVAKNAIKKGLKAKSEFTITPGSEQVRFTAERDGLLNVFDDLGGVVLANACGPCIGQWARHSDDPERKNSIITSFNRNFAKRNDGNPNTHAFVASPEVVTAFALAGRLDFNPMTDTLTGKDGVEFRLEEPVGIELPPKGFTVEDNGYQKPAEDGSKVSVVIKEDSKRLQALEGFKPWEGTDLKGMNVLLKALGKCTTDHISMAGPWLRYRGHLDNISNNMFIGAINAFNEKSNHVKNQETGEYDEVPNVARYYKAKGNYSVVFGDENYGEGSSREHAAMEPRHLNVRAIIVKSFARIHETNLKKQGMLGLTFENSDDYDKVQEDDRVDILGLTDFRPNKPLQVVLNHKDGSTDTFNVLHTYNESQIEWFKAGSALNLIRILNKQ; encoded by the coding sequence ATGGTTTTCGATTTAGATATGATAAAGGACCTTTATCAGAAAATGCCGGAGGCAATTAAAAAAGCAAAGTCTGTTTTAGGCAGACCAATGACATTAACCGAGAAGATTTTATACAGTCACTTATATAATGAAGATAATTTAAGAGCCTTTGAAAAGGGGAAAGATTATGTAGATTTTAAGCCGGATAGAGTAGCCATGCAGGATGCAACAGCCCAAATGGCTTTATTGCAGTTTATGCTTGCCGGAAAGGATAAAGTTGAAGTGCCGTCTACGGTTCATTGCGACCACCTTATACAGGCAGAAATAGATGGGAAAACGGATTTAAAAAATTCCCTGACTAACAATAAAGAGGTCTTTGATTTTTTATCCTCAGTATCTAATAAATACGGTATTGGTTTCTGGAAACCGGGAGCCGGAATTATTCATCAGGTTGTTTTGGAAAACTATGCTTTCCCGGGCGGAATGATGATTGGCACTGACAGTCATACACCCAATGCAGGTGGATTAGGAATGGTAGCTATAGGAGTTGGTGGAGCTGATGCAGTAGATGTAATGGCAGGTATGCCATGGGAATTAAAAATGCCACGCTTAATCGGTGTTAAGCTGACCGGCAAGTTAAGTGGATGGGCATCTGCTAAAGATGTTATTTTAAAAGTAGCCGGAATCCTTACTGTTAAAGGGGGGACCGGATGTATACTTGAGTATTTTGGAGATGGAGCAGATAGTATTTCATGTACCGGTAAAGGAACCATTTGTAATATGGGTGCAGAAATTGGAGCAACCACATCCTTATTTAATTTTGATGATAAGATGAAAGCCTATCTTCAAATGACAGAGCGGAAAGAAATTGGAGATTTAGCAGAAAATATACGGGAGCATTTGCGCTCAGATGAAGAGGTGATGGCTGCTCCGGAAAAATATTACGATCAGGTAGTTGAGATTGATTTATCAACTTTAGAGCCTCATGTTAACGGCCCCTATACGCCGGATTTAGCATGGCCTTTGTCTGAATTTAAAAAAGCAGTTAGCGAAAAAGGCTGGCCTGTTGAGCTGGATGTTGCCTTAATAGGATCTTGTACAAATTCATCTTATGAGGATTTAACACGTTCTGCGCATGTAGCCAAAAATGCAATTAAAAAGGGACTAAAAGCAAAGTCTGAATTCACCATTACACCAGGCTCTGAACAAGTTCGGTTTACCGCAGAAAGAGATGGTTTACTGAATGTTTTCGATGACCTTGGAGGTGTGGTATTGGCAAATGCTTGCGGACCATGTATCGGTCAGTGGGCAAGACATTCTGACGATCCGGAAAGAAAAAATTCAATTATAACTTCTTTTAACAGAAACTTTGCGAAAAGAAATGACGGAAATCCCAATACCCATGCTTTTGTGGCTTCTCCTGAGGTTGTAACTGCTTTTGCATTGGCCGGCAGATTGGATTTTAACCCTATGACAGACACCCTTACCGGAAAAGATGGCGTGGAGTTCAGGCTGGAAGAACCGGTTGGCATAGAATTACCTCCAAAAGGTTTTACTGTTGAAGATAACGGATATCAAAAACCTGCTGAAGATGGAAGTAAAGTAAGTGTAGTTATCAAAGAGGATTCGAAAAGACTTCAGGCGCTTGAGGGTTTCAAGCCCTGGGAAGGCACAGACTTGAAAGGTATGAATGTGTTATTAAAAGCTTTAGGGAAATGTACTACGGATCATATTTCAATGGCAGGTCCGTGGTTACGCTATCGTGGTCACTTAGACAATATTTCAAATAATATGTTTATAGGTGCAATTAATGCATTTAATGAAAAGTCTAATCACGTAAAAAATCAGGAAACCGGAGAATATGATGAGGTTCCCAATGTAGCCAGATATTACAAAGCAAAAGGAAATTATTCAGTAGTTTTTGGAGATGAAAACTATGGAGAAGGTTCGTCAAGAGAGCATGCAGCAATGGAGCCGCGTCACTTAAATGTACGTGCCATTATTGTAAAGTCTTTTGCCCGTATCCATGAAACCAATCTTAAAAAACAGGGTATGCTTGGGTTGACATTTGAAAATTCTGATGATTATGATAAGGTGCAGGAAGATGACAGAGTCGACATCTTAGGTCTTACAGATTTTAGACCCAATAAGCCTTTACAGGTAGTTTTAAACCACAAAGATGGTTCTACAGATACTTTTAACGTATTGCATACTTATAATGAAAGTCAGATTGAATGGTTTAAGGCCGGAAGCGCTTTGAATCTCATTCGTATATTAAACAAGCAATAA